TTTTTTTTCATTATTAATAAGCCCAAGCAAAATATTTTTTACTTTATCATCAGGAACAAAAAAAACTGATAAAATACGGCCATTGGTGAATATTGATTGTCGAGCAAATTCAATATAATCGATACTAACTAAACGAAAAAAACAAATGGGGAACAACAGAATAGTAAGAAATCGCATTCTTGCCATAATCACTACGCCTTTTAAAATAAAAGCACAAAAAACTATATTAAAACTTCCATCTCATTTCAACTTCACCTCCTAAATCACTGCGCTCATCTTTTATACCACGAATAGTGATATCATCTGATAACAGATATTCTACTTCAAATTTAGTATCTTCAGTTAAACTAAAATTTTTCTGTATTAAAGCACGGAGCCGTTCTGAAACTTCTATTTCAATGCCGCCACGAAATCCACCACGCCCCATTTGATCTACAAAACTCGGTACAATGCGAATATGTTTTAAAGGGCTTAAAATCGCATTAAAGTAACTTTCAACTTTTGATAATGATTGATCTGAGCCAAACATTAACTGTTGTAAATTCTGCATTACCATTGTAGGCATTGCCAATGCAAATGATCCTTCCTCTGAGCCTGCGAGTAATAAAGTTATAATTTGTTCTTCAGTCAATGGCGGCGTAGCTTCAAAGACAATATGCGGATGCTTTAATGAACCAGTTATACGTAAAGTAATATGATATTTTTTGATTTTTCCTTTGGCAATTAATTCAATCGCCGGATCATCAAGCTGATGAGGTAAAAAATAAACATGTGCTCGCGTAATGTATAATGGTTTATAAGGAAAATTTAATATACCTGATGTTAATGAAATAGAGCCTAAAATTTCAGGATTATTAATGCGATTTTTTATAGATAATCCAACATTTACATCAGTTGTTAAAAAAAAAGTCTTAATATGTAATGGATCATGCGTTGTAAGTGCAATATCACACAAAATATTATAACCACTTACTGGGCGAAATAATTTACTTGTAATACTTTGTTGCGCATCTATAGAAAAAATATTTTTTTTGCATTCACTTTTATCTATAGAAATATTTCCCTTACAAGTTAAGCCATTTGCATCATTGGTACATAATAATAAAGCACCAGAAAGTACCGCAAATAATTCTCTTTCTAAATTTAAAAAAACATTTTCAAGTAAAAATGGCGCATGCATAAAAAATTTCTGCAGCTTATCATCCCACAAAATGGTTGCACGATGCATGCGCATAACTCCTTCAGTAAGCTCTGCGCTTCCATCCGATACAATCAACGTTTTTTTATCTAAATTGAATGCAATATTGCCATTGAGTTGATGAATAAAATTATATGTTTGCGGCACTTGGATATGGCCATCTTTCATACTAATGTTACCCATTATTTGATGGTCATTTTCCAAACCTAGGTTTATTTCAACAATCCCTTTTCCACGAATATCCTGATCAAGCCAATAAGCAAGTAATGATCGAATCGCTTGATAATCAATTAACAGTGTTATATTATTTTTTTCTTTAAAATTTGTTGTTACTAAAATATTATTATTTTCATCAGTACAAAAAAACTTTTGCAATATAAAATTGGGTGTTAACAGTGCTTCAATTGCATAATTATATTTATTTAAAGTTCCAGTAAGAGTTAATAATGCATCTTTAAGTGAAATGTTCCCTTTTGTTTCAATATAATCATGCAGTTTCTTATGGGTACATTTTATCTTATAGTTACCAGTCATACTTTCTGAATTTGATAAAATATTAAAGGTAAAATCATATGGTTCAATAACCCAACTACCGGTAGCTTTTGCAGCAATCTGTGAAGAATTATGCAATGAAAGAGAAACTTCTTTATTTGATTGATTATATGTCCAGTCACCCGTATATTGCATTTCATCATTTATCAATCTAATAGTGCCAGTCCAATTCGTACTTTCTTTATGAAAGGTTAATGTTAATGATCCAATGGGCATATTATTATAATATATATCTTGAATCGTAAGAGAACCATTCATAATATTATCATTAGTATGATCAATATGCATATCAAATTGCGCAACACCATTTACAGGACTAGAAATAGGCCATATATTCTGTAAATAATTAAGTGGTATAAGCCCTTTGACTCTTGTCTGATTATTATCAGTATTATGATTAAGTTCACATAAAAATTTATGTGCTTTATTGCGCAACAGCAGCGTAGCGTCACCATGTTTTACATGGGTAGAAATATAACATTTTTGATATCCTTTTGGAAAAATCGGCAAATGCATATTGCCTTCGGCAAAAATCGATAATCCTTTTTTTGGTATTACTGCAGGACGCTTTTCAATATTTGCGTGCAAAGTTAATGCTTGTAATATCGGCATTGATTTAATAGATAAATTACCGTCAGTTATATATAAAGTAGACCTAAACTGATCTGCAATGACCGCTGATTCACTAGAAAAAGCAAGTATTCCCTCTATTGATTTGTTATTTCCAATAATATGCAATAATCCTTTACGAATTATTAAACTTTTTAAAGATACAGGAATATCTTCTGCATCTAAAATAAATTTTTTTAGATGTTCAACAATAGCAAGTGAATTATTATCAATTGTTGATTGAGCACGAACTGAATCTAGAATTATTTCAAGTCCCAAATTGCTCGATAATAAAAAATTAATCCAAGAGCTTTTGAGCGAAAAACTTTCCGCTTGCCACTCCCACGAAGTTTTATCAGGCGCCTTAACTTTTATTTGATTCGCGGTCAAAAGTAATGGAAGAATACTGAGTTCTTTTAAGGTACATTGGCTTTCACAATCAAACATTGAATCAAATAATGTTTGTAATTTTTGCTGGGTAGTTATTTTGAATTGCTCATTATGTTGTAACAAATAGATACTTGCACTAAATCCTAACAAGATAGCTAACAGAGCCATCAATAGAAATCTCATGATAATAAAACCCACGAATCCTTACGATATGCATATGTTCTCAAATATGAAATATGTGCTACTGGACTTGTTAATGCGTACATTAAAGAATTATTCTGATCTTTAAGATACAGCGTTCCCGCGCTCATTGTGCCATCTGGATAGAAATGAACACAATCTTGAGAAAAAGTAACTGGTTTTGAAATTAATTCTTTTGGCGCAGATGGTGGCCCAGCAGATCCAAATAAAAAACCAAAAAATATCCCTGAAGGTAATTTTTCTGAACGATTTAATACGGTATAGTTATTTTGATGAACATCAATTTTAAGCACATGTTCTTGTTGCGTGATAATTGCTCGTTTTTGTAAATAAAAAAAAAGCGCATATATTTTATTCAATTCTGCACGTAAAAAGTAATTGTGCATAAAATGAGAAGTATTCACACATAAAGTATAAAAAAACATCAATATGACTAAAACTAATGCACATTCAATAAGCAAAAAGCCGCGTTGTTGCTGAATCATATTATTTCTTCTTCCTCCACCGCTGCAACACGAGCAACTTCTGCTATAGTTGTAATACCTTCTTTTATTTTACGAATACCATCACTTACCAATAAAGTCATACCATCAGCAACTGCTTGTTTTCGAATAACTGACATATCGGCTTGTTCCATAGTAAGCTTTGCAATATCGTGTGTCATTTCCATAATTTCAAAAATGGCAATACGTCCTTTATAACCGGTATTCATACATTCTTCACAACCTACTGCTTTATAAAAAGTAATCTGTTCCGCTTGCGCAGGACTTATACCGATACTTTCTAACTCTTCAGTAGTTGGTTTATAAACTTGTTTGCATAGCGGACACAAAGTACGAACTAGTCGTTGTGCAACCACACAAATAACCGAAGAAGCTATTAAGAATGGTTCAATGCCCATATCAATTAAACGGGTAATACTTGCTGGCGCATTATTGGTATGAATAGTACTTAAAACAAGATGTCCAGTGAGTGCTGCTTGAATTGCAATTTGAGCCGTTTCTTGATCACGGGTTTCACCAATCATAATAATATCAGGATCTTGACGTAAAATAGATCTTAAAGCTGCTGCGAAAGTTAACCCAATTTTTTCTCGTACTTGAACTTGCCCTACACCTTTCATTTGATATTCAACCGGATCTTCGACAGTAACAATATTTACCTCAGGCGTATTTAATTTATTAAGCACCGAATACAACGTAGATGTTTTACCAGAACCGGTTGGCCCTGAAACAAAAATAATACCATTTGGCCTAGCAATATTACGTTCAATAACTTCATAATCACGCTCACTAAATCCAAGATCTTTTAATTTTTTAAACGTACGTGTTTTATCAAGTAAACGCATTACTATACGTTCACCAAATTGTGTTGGTAAAACTGAAACACGAATATCAATAGCTTTATCAGCAACTTTAATCTCAATACGGCCATCTTGTGGAATCCGTTTTTCGGCAATATTTAAGTTCGCCATAATTTTTATACGTGAAATAAGTGCCGCTTGTGCACGCTTGGGCGGCGTAAAAGCAGGATACATAACCCCATCAATACGATACCGTACGCGCATTTCTTTTTCGAATGGTTCAATATGAATATCAGAAGCGCCTCGTTTAACTGCTTGCACTAAAATATGATTTACTAATTTAATAATTGGCGCTTCAGCGGCCATTGCCAAAATATCTTTTTCCTCGATTTCTGCTAATTCAACCGCTTCAGGAAATCCTTTTTCTTCTTCAAGCTCCTCAATCATCTGCTTGGCACCCTCTAACGGGTAATACCTATTGATCGCATCAATAATTATTTCTTTGGTAGATACTGCGGTATTCGTATCACCGCCAAGCAATAAATTTAATTCATCAATAGGTTGAAATTCATGAGGATTGGCAGTAAGAATAGTAATGCGGTCATCCATCATAACAGGTATGATGATATGCTGACGCAAAAAACGTAACGGTATGCGCGCAAGTAATGCTGGTTCTGCCATTTTTTCAGTAATTTTATTAATAAAAGAAATATCAAGAAACTGGGCAAATGCTTGTCCAATATCTTCGGTAG
The genomic region above belongs to Candidatus Babeliales bacterium and contains:
- a CDS encoding translocation/assembly module TamB domain-containing protein; this encodes MRFLLMALLAILLGFSASIYLLQHNEQFKITTQQKLQTLFDSMFDCESQCTLKELSILPLLLTANQIKVKAPDKTSWEWQAESFSLKSSWINFLLSSNLGLEIILDSVRAQSTIDNNSLAIVEHLKKFILDAEDIPVSLKSLIIRKGLLHIIGNNKSIEGILAFSSESAVIADQFRSTLYITDGNLSIKSMPILQALTLHANIEKRPAVIPKKGLSIFAEGNMHLPIFPKGYQKCYISTHVKHGDATLLLRNKAHKFLCELNHNTDNNQTRVKGLIPLNYLQNIWPISSPVNGVAQFDMHIDHTNDNIMNGSLTIQDIYYNNMPIGSLTLTFHKESTNWTGTIRLINDEMQYTGDWTYNQSNKEVSLSLHNSSQIAAKATGSWVIEPYDFTFNILSNSESMTGNYKIKCTHKKLHDYIETKGNISLKDALLTLTGTLNKYNYAIEALLTPNFILQKFFCTDENNNILVTTNFKEKNNITLLIDYQAIRSLLAYWLDQDIRGKGIVEINLGLENDHQIMGNISMKDGHIQVPQTYNFIHQLNGNIAFNLDKKTLIVSDGSAELTEGVMRMHRATILWDDKLQKFFMHAPFLLENVFLNLERELFAVLSGALLLCTNDANGLTCKGNISIDKSECKKNIFSIDAQQSITSKLFRPVSGYNILCDIALTTHDPLHIKTFFLTTDVNVGLSIKNRINNPEILGSISLTSGILNFPYKPLYITRAHVYFLPHQLDDPAIELIAKGKIKKYHITLRITGSLKHPHIVFEATPPLTEEQIITLLLAGSEEGSFALAMPTMVMQNLQQLMFGSDQSLSKVESYFNAILSPLKHIRIVPSFVDQMGRGGFRGGIEIEVSERLRALIQKNFSLTEDTKFEVEYLLSDDITIRGIKDERSDLGGEVEMRWKF
- the gspE gene encoding type II secretion system ATPase GspE is translated as MAKHDIGKILLEQKKITQQQFDECVQSVEKTGKDLSRCFIEKGYATTEDIGQAFAQFLDISFINKITEKMAEPALLARIPLRFLRQHIIIPVMMDDRITILTANPHEFQPIDELNLLLGGDTNTAVSTKEIIIDAINRYYPLEGAKQMIEELEEEKGFPEAVELAEIEEKDILAMAAEAPIIKLVNHILVQAVKRGASDIHIEPFEKEMRVRYRIDGVMYPAFTPPKRAQAALISRIKIMANLNIAEKRIPQDGRIEIKVADKAIDIRVSVLPTQFGERIVMRLLDKTRTFKKLKDLGFSERDYEVIERNIARPNGIIFVSGPTGSGKTSTLYSVLNKLNTPEVNIVTVEDPVEYQMKGVGQVQVREKIGLTFAAALRSILRQDPDIIMIGETRDQETAQIAIQAALTGHLVLSTIHTNNAPASITRLIDMGIEPFLIASSVICVVAQRLVRTLCPLCKQVYKPTTEELESIGISPAQAEQITFYKAVGCEECMNTGYKGRIAIFEIMEMTHDIAKLTMEQADMSVIRKQAVADGMTLLVSDGIRKIKEGITTIAEVARVAAVEEEEII